Proteins from one Fragaria vesca subsp. vesca linkage group LG6, FraVesHawaii_1.0, whole genome shotgun sequence genomic window:
- the LOC101309174 gene encoding uncharacterized protein LOC101309174: MASKHGSRAKKLGSGSSRAANSPSSSTTSSSKQYLETSIEGQSSPASSSARSKPQYFYSESVPQDAERSKENVTVTVRFRPLSPREIRQGEEIAWYADGDTILRNEHNPSIAYAYDRVFGPTTTTRHVYDVAAQHVVSGAMEGVNGTIFAYGVTSSGKTHTMHGDQRSPGIIPLAVKDAFSIIQETPNREYLLRVSYLEIYNEVVNDLLNPAGQNLRIREDAQGTFVEGIKEEVVLSPAHALSLIAAGEEHRHVGSTNFNLLSSRSHTIFTLTIESSPCGENSEGEAVNLSQLNLIDLAGSESSKAETTGVRRKEGSYINKSLLTLGTVISKLTDGRATHIPYRDSKLTRLLQSSLSGQGRVSLICTVTPSSSNSEETHNTLKFAHRAKHIEIQASQNKIIDEKSLIKKYQNEIRNLKEELEQLKKGIVTVPQLKEAGENDILLLKQKLEDGKSKLQSRLEQEEEAKAALLGRIQRLTKLILVSTKATQPSRFPHRPSLRRRHSFGEEELAYLPYKRRDLILEDENIDLFVPPLEGNTETTDDTLKDEKKTRKHGLLNWLKLRKRDSGGGTLTSTSDKSSGMKSTSTPSTPQAENSNFHAESRLSHSVLTESSPSADLLTDAIEDTVVPQDKFVGQETPMTSIKSVDQIDLLREQQKILSGEVALHSSALKRLSEEVARNPQDGSNLEMQKLKDEIKAKNEQIALLEKKIADLLIVSPTKLDQMEISQSIAEVVAQLNEKSFELEVKAADNRIIQEQLEQKIHECKELQETVASMKQQLSEALEFRNLSLIIGSQTDSRSLHEHEEENGVLNHTNEIFLTDKQALEIEELKQKVAEMAESKEQLELRNQKLVEESSYAKGLASAAAVELKALSEEVSKLMNHNERLAAELAASKNSPNQRRSGSTLRNGRRETHIKQNDHSGPVSEMKRELAMSKERELSYEAALTEKDKREAELQRRVEESKQREAYLENELANMWVLVAKLKKSHGAESNDASDSTRETRLTNGLGGW; encoded by the exons ATGGCATCGAAGCATGGATCGCGAGCAAAAAAATTAGGTTCGGGCAGCTCAAGAGCCGCAAATTCTCCTTCATCTTCAACTACATCTTCTTCGAAACAATATTTGGAAACATCTATTGAAGGTCAGAGCTCTCCTGCATCTTCTTCGGCTCGAAGTAAGCCACAGTACTTTTACTCAGAAAGTGTGCCGCAAGATGCGGAAAGGTCCAAGGAAAATGTCACGGTGACGGTCCGCTTTCGTCCACTCAG TCCGCGGGAAATTCGCCAAGGAGAAGAAATTGCATGGTATGCAGATGGAGACACTATTCTGCGGAATGAGCATAATCCATCAATAGCTTATGCATACG ATCGGGTATTCGGCCCTACAACCACAACACGCCATGTCTATGATGTTGCTGCTCAGCATGTTGTTAGTGGCGCCATGGAAGGAGTCAACG GTACAATTTTCGCGTATGGGGTCACCAGCAGCGGAAAGACCCACACAATGCAT GGTGATCAAAGGTCGCCTGGAATTATACCACTGGCTGTGAAAGATGCGTTTAGCATCATCCAAGAG ACTCCAAACCGAGAGTATCTTCTTCGTGTGTCATATTTGGAGATCTATAATGAG GTTGTTAATGACTTGTTGAATCCAGCAGGACAGAATTTACGAATTAGAGAGGATGCCCAG GGCACCTTTGTTGAAGGAATAAAGGAAGAAGTGGTACTATCCCCAGCTCATGCCCTGTCACTTATAGCAGCTGGAGAAG AGCACAGGCATGTTGGATCAACAAATTTCAATTTACTCAGTAGCAGGAGCCATACTATATTTACACTG ACAATAGAGAGTAGCCCGTGCGGGGAAAATAGTGAAGGTGAAGCTGTAAATCTATCGCAGTTG AACCTCATTGATCTTGCTGGTTCTGAGAGCTCAAAAGCTGAAACTACTGGTGTTAGACGAAAAGAAGGATCCTATATAAATAAGAGTCTGCTAACTCTAGGAACT GTTATATCAAAGTTGACGGATGGGAGGGCTACTCATATACCATACAGGGATTCTAAATTGACCCGACTTCTTCAATCTTCATTAAGCGGTCAAGGGCGTGTCTCT CTCATCTGCACTGTAACTCCTTCATCAAGCAATTCTGAAGAGACTCATAATACATTGAAGTTTGCACACCGAGCAAAGCATATTGAAATTCAAGCATCACAAAATAAG ATTATTGATGAGAAGTCACTTATCAAGAAATATCAAAATGAGATTCGGAATTTAAAGGAAGAGTTAGAACAGTTGAAGAAGGGTATAGTTACAGTTCCTCAACTAAAAGAGGCTGGCGAAAATGATATTCTGCTTTTAAAACAAAAG TTAGAAGATGGCAAATCCAAACTACAATCAAGATTGGAACAAGAGGAAGAAGCCAAAGCTGCTTTGTTAGGAAGAATCCAAAGGTTGACAAAGTTGATTTTGGTCTCCACAAAAGCAACACAGCCATCAAGGTTTCCTCACCGACCTAGTCTTAGAAGACGACATTCCTTTGGGGAAGAGGAG CTTGCATATCTACCATACAAAAGGAGGGACTTGATTTTAGAGGATGAGAACATTGACTTGTTTGTTCCTCCTCTTGAGGGGAATACTGAAACTACTGATGATACACTGAAGGACGAGAAGAAGACTCGGAAGCATGGACTGTTAAACTGGTTAAAGCTACGG AAACGTGATAGTGGTGGTGGGACATTGACAAGCACTAGTGATAAATCGAGTGGAATGAAATCTACTAGTACACCATCAACACCTCAAGCAGAAAACAGTAATTTTCATGCAGAATCGAGGCTTTCCCATTCTGTACTTACAGAGAGCTCTCCATCTGCTGATCTTTTAACTGATGCTATAGAGGATACAGTGGTTCCTCAGGATAAATTCGTGGGACAAGAGACACCTATG ACCAGCATAAAATCAGTTGATCAGATCGATCTATTAAGAGAGCAGCAAAAAATCTTGTCTGGAGAGGTAGCACTCCATTCAAGCGCACTGAAGCGGCTGTCTGAGGAGGTGGCAAGAAACCCCCAGGACGGATCAAAT CTGGAGATGCAGAAGTTAAAAGATGAAATCAAGGCGAAGAATGAACAAATAGCTCTGCTGGAAAAGAAAATTGCCGATTTGTTGATTGTTTCACCCACCAAATTGGATCAAATGGAAATATCCCAA TCTATTGCTGAAGTGGTGGCTCAATTGAATGAGAAGTCCTTCGAACTCGAG GTTAAAGCTGCTGATAATCGTATAATTCAAGAGCAGCTAGAACAAAAG ATCCACGAATGCAAAGAATTGCAGGAAACAGTTGCCTCCATGAAGCAGCAGCTCTCTGAGGCACTGGAGTTCAGAAATTTGAGTCTAATAATTGGTTCACAAACTGACTCAAGAAGCTTGCATGAGCATGAGGAAGAGAATGGAGTGTTGAATCACACAAATGAAATTTTCCTTACAGATAAGCAG GCGCTTGAGATTGAGGAATTGAAGCAGAAGGTGGCTGAAATGGCGGAGTCAAAAGAACAGTTAGAACTTCGGAACCAGAAACTGGTGGAGGAAAGTTCATATGCCAAAGGCTTGGCCTCAGCTGCTGCTGTTGAGCTCAAGGCATTATCAGAGGAAGTTTCCAAACTGATGAACCATAATGAGAGGCTAGCTGCCGAGCTGGCCGCATCTAAGAATTCCCCCAACCAGCGTCGAAGTGGTAGCACACTCCGGAATGGTCGAAGAGAGACTCACATCAAACAGAATGACCACAGTGGGCCAGTCTCAGAAATGAAGAGAGAACTGGCCATGAGTAAGGAGAGAGAGCTTTCCTATGAGGCCGCTCTAACGGAGAAGGATAAAAGAGAGGCTGAGCTTCAAAGAAGAGTCGAGGAATCCAAGCAAAGAGAAGCATACTTGGAAAACGAACTCGCTAACATGTGGGTTCTTGTGGCAAAGTTGAAAAAATCTCATGGAGCTGAAAGTAATGATGCTTCTGATTCAACAAGAGAGACTAGACTAACTAATGGCTTGGGGGGATGGTAG